The Vibrio echinoideorum genome includes a region encoding these proteins:
- a CDS encoding OmpA family protein yields MKKITLALALTVALTGCQATQRQNATTGESETNSATQGALIGAIAGAVAGVATGDDSKDRRKRALIGAAGGAAVGGGIGYYFDQQEAALREELMNSGVQVERVGENQLLLRLENGIGFDSGSYALESSIHNTLRGVARILVEYPDTSLVIDGHTDSTGSESTNQILSERRAESVRAFLISQDVATGRAIARGNGERYPLCDNNTSQGRACNRRVEIQILPLK; encoded by the coding sequence TTGAAAAAAATCACACTAGCCCTAGCGCTTACTGTCGCTTTAACAGGTTGTCAGGCAACTCAACGCCAAAACGCGACAACTGGCGAATCAGAGACTAACTCTGCAACTCAAGGCGCTCTAATTGGTGCAATCGCTGGTGCCGTTGCTGGTGTCGCTACTGGTGACGATTCTAAAGATCGTCGTAAACGTGCCTTGATTGGTGCTGCAGGCGGCGCGGCTGTCGGCGGTGGTATCGGTTACTACTTCGACCAACAAGAAGCTGCACTTCGTGAAGAACTCATGAACTCTGGTGTCCAAGTAGAGCGTGTTGGTGAGAACCAGCTTTTACTTCGCCTAGAAAACGGCATCGGTTTTGATTCTGGCTCTTACGCTTTGGAATCAAGCATTCACAACACACTACGTGGTGTTGCTCGTATCTTAGTAGAATACCCTGACACTAGCCTAGTGATCGACGGCCATACCGACAGCACTGGCAGTGAATCAACTAACCAAATCCTTTCTGAGCGTCGTGCTGAATCTGTTCGCGCATTCTTGATTTCCCAAGATGTTGCAACAGGCCGTGCCATTGCTCGTGGTAACGGTGAACGTTACCCTCTATGTGATAACAACACGTCTCAAGGTCGTGCTTGTAACCGCCGCGTAGAAATTCAAATCTTGCCGCTTAAGTAG
- a CDS encoding DUF3581 domain-containing protein, with amino-acid sequence MFLTPYFSTEDNQFQFTREQASHFAKKVAADFNPIHDEDNKRFCVPGDLLFAVLLQKEGISQKMRFDFSGMVGNGIALSVDNKCEKESSLVDEKGKEYLHMSCEGEKSHDQAFIEHVVTNYVKFSGMNFPHIMVPLMEEQQMMINCQRPLVIYESMEVEFTRLDLSHPEVEFSGATFDVEGKRGIVTLNFDFKEDGEVVGKGVKRMVASGLKPYDQASVDDLVNRFNERKEMFLAQFAAAA; translated from the coding sequence ATGTTTCTGACACCTTACTTTTCAACTGAAGACAATCAATTTCAATTCACTCGTGAACAAGCTAGCCACTTTGCTAAAAAAGTAGCCGCTGACTTCAACCCAATTCACGATGAAGACAACAAGCGCTTCTGCGTGCCTGGCGATCTTTTGTTTGCAGTGCTTCTGCAAAAAGAAGGCATCAGCCAAAAAATGCGTTTTGATTTTTCTGGTATGGTTGGTAACGGTATTGCGCTTAGCGTTGACAACAAGTGTGAGAAAGAAAGCTCACTGGTTGACGAGAAAGGCAAAGAGTACCTACACATGTCTTGTGAAGGTGAAAAGAGCCACGACCAAGCGTTCATTGAGCACGTAGTAACAAACTACGTTAAGTTCTCTGGTATGAACTTCCCACATATCATGGTTCCTCTTATGGAAGAGCAACAGATGATGATCAACTGCCAACGCCCTCTTGTGATTTACGAGAGCATGGAAGTTGAATTTACTCGCCTAGACCTATCTCACCCAGAAGTTGAATTCTCTGGTGCGACTTTTGATGTTGAAGGCAAGCGTGGCATCGTGACTCTGAACTTTGATTTCAAAGAAGACGGCGAAGTAGTAGGTAAAGGCGTAAAACGCATGGTAGCAAGTGGCCTTAAGCCATACGACCAAGCTTCTGTTGACGACCTAGTAAACCGCTTCAACGAGCGTAAAGAGATGTTTCTAGCTCAGTTCGCAGCTGCTGCTTAA
- a CDS encoding methyltransferase family protein, whose translation MKFLELKVPPVALFILIFVASYFSAHQLSTGAVLLPYKIIVLGGGIALSGVVGLAGIWEFRKQKTTVNPIKVETASSVVDSGIFGYTRNPMYLGLFILLFCFGYFFQNLFSVLLSFVFVMYMNQFQIKPEECALEQLFGAEYVDYKQKVRRWI comes from the coding sequence ATGAAATTTCTAGAATTAAAAGTCCCACCCGTTGCTCTGTTTATATTGATATTCGTCGCATCTTATTTCAGTGCTCATCAGCTAAGTACAGGAGCGGTATTACTACCTTACAAGATCATCGTTTTAGGGGGCGGAATTGCATTGAGTGGTGTGGTTGGATTAGCCGGTATATGGGAGTTTCGAAAACAGAAAACCACCGTTAACCCGATTAAAGTAGAAACCGCTTCTTCGGTCGTGGACAGTGGTATTTTTGGTTACACACGAAACCCAATGTATCTAGGGTTATTCATCCTACTGTTTTGCTTTGGCTACTTCTTCCAAAACCTGTTCAGTGTTTTACTCAGTTTTGTATTCGTAATGTATATGAATCAGTTCCAAATTAAGCCAGAAGAATGTGCTCTAGAGCAATTATTCGGTGCGGAATATGTTGATTACAAACAAAAGGTTAGACGCTGGATCTGA
- a CDS encoding trypsin-like serine protease, translated as MVQAKWLSLGVCVVSLSSTSVLADVSARIINGKEATQGNWPFMAALVSRNVNAYDGQFCGASFIGEQYVLTAAHCVDAIGSEDLDVVIGESNLSSTEAKYRRYRVRNIYMHNYYDPSRMSNDIAIIELDEKPSQSLVNLVDGYTRGNLNAGEMLTVMGWGDQNSSEDVYSSKSELYQVNVPLVNQIECNNVPYRGYSSIGDDAFCAGYSDGGYDSCQGDSGGPIVISSNGKYEQLGIVSWGEGCAQAGAYGVYTNISHFDDWIDEQTMGFSYRPAEMLGVRSLGENSHVFKFHNQSDQTVVVTQISPTSATNIAIAHNGCQGLAMSQWQVCEVIVNYNIDSVGEHEFGIDVQTDALVGTVTSKASVIGASIATSAMAALGDVPNSGAYNTEIWDVEGRIIASPSIGNGESTTFIVEGIPSGTVSFDLTASTEEQYDFVELYSNGKKIDRVSGKFSGSVNLPLVRDADNSFMIRYVKDWYGSEGNDRVIIKNFTYSEEIKISKSEGTQNAKSSGGGSGGSLAWHWLLVLFGGLIVRKLPSPLKFKN; from the coding sequence ATTGTTCAGGCGAAATGGTTGTCGCTAGGTGTCTGTGTAGTGAGTCTGTCTTCAACGTCGGTGTTGGCAGATGTTTCAGCTCGAATTATAAACGGTAAAGAAGCAACACAAGGGAATTGGCCATTTATGGCTGCGCTAGTCTCAAGGAACGTGAACGCTTATGACGGTCAGTTTTGTGGTGCGAGTTTTATTGGTGAACAATACGTATTAACTGCAGCCCACTGTGTAGACGCGATTGGCAGTGAAGATTTAGATGTGGTGATCGGTGAATCAAACCTCTCTTCAACTGAAGCTAAGTATCGTCGATACCGTGTACGTAATATTTATATGCATAATTATTACGATCCATCAAGAATGAGTAATGATATTGCTATTATTGAACTTGATGAAAAGCCATCACAGTCTCTGGTTAACCTGGTCGATGGTTATACTCGTGGTAACTTGAACGCTGGCGAAATGCTAACGGTAATGGGTTGGGGTGATCAGAATTCCTCAGAAGATGTGTACTCGTCGAAGAGCGAACTGTACCAAGTTAATGTTCCTTTGGTTAACCAGATCGAATGCAATAATGTTCCTTACCGTGGATATTCCTCCATTGGAGATGATGCTTTTTGTGCTGGTTACAGTGATGGTGGCTATGATTCATGTCAAGGTGACAGTGGTGGTCCAATTGTTATTTCGAGCAATGGAAAATATGAACAACTGGGTATTGTAAGTTGGGGTGAGGGTTGTGCGCAGGCTGGCGCTTACGGTGTCTATACTAATATCAGTCATTTTGACGATTGGATTGATGAGCAGACCATGGGTTTTAGTTACCGTCCAGCCGAAATGCTAGGCGTAAGATCATTGGGAGAAAACTCTCACGTATTTAAATTTCATAACCAATCTGATCAAACAGTTGTAGTCACTCAAATTTCTCCTACTTCTGCTACGAATATAGCCATCGCTCATAATGGATGCCAAGGTTTAGCTATGTCTCAATGGCAAGTTTGCGAAGTTATTGTTAATTACAATATAGACTCTGTTGGTGAGCATGAATTTGGCATTGATGTTCAAACTGACGCATTAGTAGGTACTGTTACTTCAAAGGCTTCTGTAATAGGGGCAAGCATTGCAACGAGTGCCATGGCGGCTTTAGGGGACGTACCTAACAGTGGCGCTTATAATACTGAAATTTGGGATGTAGAAGGACGAATTATAGCTTCACCATCCATTGGTAATGGTGAATCAACAACCTTCATAGTTGAGGGCATTCCTAGTGGCACGGTTTCGTTTGATCTCACTGCATCGACGGAAGAGCAGTATGATTTTGTTGAGCTCTACAGCAATGGTAAAAAAATAGACAGAGTATCAGGTAAGTTTTCTGGCTCAGTCAATCTGCCGTTGGTTAGAGATGCTGATAACAGCTTTATGATTAGATATGTTAAAGATTGGTATGGCTCTGAAGGGAACGACAGAGTGATAATTAAAAACTTCACGTACAGCGAAGAGATAAAGATATCTAAGTCTGAGGGAACACAGAACGCAAAAAGCTCAGGTGGCGGCAGTGGTGGTTCACTGGCTTGGCATTGGTTACTCGTCCTTTTCGGTGGTTTGATTGTACGAAAGTTACCTTCGCCACTGAAGTTCAAAAATTAA
- the ydiJ gene encoding D-2-hydroxyglutarate dehydrogenase YdiJ produces MLPRLQLNADVDPVVVRFLDELKTAGFTGDIESQYSSRLAVATDNSVYQQLPQAVILPKTTHDVVLVGKVGAKSAYERVTFSPRGGGTGTNGQSLTKGVVVDLSRYMNKVLEINEKEGWVRVQSGVVKDQLNDAVRPYGYFFSPDLSTSNRATLGGMINTDASGQGSLKYGKTSDHVLSLQAVFADGSCLESDLSHGLPVEGEFAHQALAVTEAVCRDKRAQILNKFPPLNRFLTGYDLKNAINEQDDSFDLTRVLCGAEGSLAFITEAKLNLTPIPKARTLVNVKYNTFDSALRNAPFMVEAKALSVETVDSRVLNLAKQDIVWHTVSDLLMDVPNKEMLGINMVEFAGQDEAEVEQQVQALTAQLESMLETEEAGVIGFQVCSDLASIGRIYNMRKKAVGLLGAAKGRAKPVAFAEDTCVPPENLADFISEFRVLLDSKELNYGMFGHVDAGVLHVRPALDLCDPMQEALMHEVSDEVVKLVAKYGGLMWGEHGKGFRSEYGPDFFGEELFTELRRVKAAFDPHNKMNPGKICTPLESDAELVKVTDTKRGFYDRQIDVQVRDSFKQAMECNGNGLCFNYDTSSPMCPSMKVTADRRHSPKGRAGLVREWLRQLTEQGVDILDLEQEALKDNTPVKTMIDRVRNTMNKRHEYDFSHEVHEAMNGCLACKACASQCPIKVDVPSFRSRFLNIYYSRYQRPAKDYLVANIETMLPLMAKAPKVVNAALGQKWIQTATAKTVGYVDAPLMSVPTLKNRLASKELQLFDLQYLEGLSSDQKKQHVLIVQDPFTSFYDAEVVEDFVTLAQKLGKTPVLLPFKPNGKALHIKGFLNRFAREAKSTSDFLSMVADIGIPLVGVDPALVLCYRDEYVEILADKRGDFDVLTVHEWLLPSLGEFEERSVSEEMWYLFAHCTEKTKMPNAEKEWGAIFKHFGAALTSVPVGCCGMAGTFGHEVDKLQMSKDIYGLSWKPQMQDLPKDRCLVTGYSCRSQVKRFEGEKLAHPLQALAKIL; encoded by the coding sequence ATGTTACCAAGACTTCAACTCAATGCTGATGTCGATCCAGTTGTCGTACGCTTTTTAGATGAACTAAAAACAGCGGGCTTTACTGGCGACATTGAATCTCAATATTCTAGCCGTTTGGCTGTGGCGACTGATAACAGTGTTTATCAGCAATTGCCGCAAGCGGTCATTCTTCCCAAGACAACACACGATGTTGTATTGGTCGGTAAAGTGGGTGCCAAATCCGCTTACGAACGTGTGACCTTTTCTCCTCGCGGAGGCGGTACCGGAACTAACGGTCAATCGTTAACAAAAGGTGTCGTGGTTGACCTTTCGCGGTACATGAACAAGGTTCTTGAGATAAACGAGAAAGAGGGCTGGGTAAGAGTTCAGTCTGGCGTCGTTAAAGACCAATTGAATGATGCAGTACGTCCCTACGGTTATTTTTTCTCTCCTGACCTATCAACCAGTAACCGAGCAACCTTAGGTGGCATGATCAACACCGATGCTTCGGGCCAAGGTTCATTGAAGTACGGCAAAACGTCAGATCATGTTCTATCACTGCAAGCGGTGTTTGCCGATGGTTCATGCTTAGAATCTGATTTATCACATGGCTTGCCAGTTGAAGGTGAATTTGCGCACCAGGCACTTGCGGTTACTGAGGCGGTGTGTCGAGATAAACGCGCTCAAATCTTGAATAAATTCCCACCGCTGAACCGTTTCTTAACAGGTTACGACCTAAAGAACGCAATCAACGAACAAGACGACAGCTTCGACTTGACTCGCGTCCTATGCGGCGCGGAAGGCTCATTAGCCTTCATTACGGAAGCAAAGCTCAACCTCACGCCGATTCCAAAAGCGCGCACACTGGTCAACGTTAAATACAACACGTTTGATTCTGCGCTACGTAATGCTCCGTTCATGGTAGAAGCGAAAGCGTTATCAGTAGAGACTGTCGATTCAAGAGTATTGAACTTAGCGAAGCAAGACATTGTGTGGCACACCGTGAGCGATTTGCTTATGGATGTTCCAAACAAAGAGATGCTAGGCATCAATATGGTTGAGTTTGCAGGCCAAGATGAAGCGGAAGTCGAACAACAAGTCCAAGCGTTAACTGCTCAACTTGAAAGCATGCTTGAAACCGAAGAAGCGGGTGTCATTGGTTTCCAAGTGTGCAGTGATTTGGCGAGCATTGGCCGAATCTACAACATGCGTAAGAAAGCGGTGGGTTTATTAGGTGCGGCTAAAGGCCGAGCTAAGCCGGTCGCTTTTGCTGAAGATACCTGTGTACCACCGGAAAACTTGGCCGACTTCATTTCTGAATTTAGAGTATTACTCGATTCAAAAGAGTTGAACTATGGCATGTTTGGTCACGTGGATGCGGGCGTACTGCATGTTCGTCCGGCTTTAGATTTGTGTGACCCGATGCAAGAAGCATTAATGCACGAAGTCTCTGATGAAGTGGTTAAGCTGGTGGCGAAATACGGCGGCTTGATGTGGGGGGAGCACGGAAAAGGCTTCCGCTCTGAGTATGGCCCAGACTTCTTCGGTGAAGAACTGTTTACCGAATTAAGACGTGTTAAAGCAGCGTTCGACCCGCACAACAAGATGAACCCAGGCAAGATCTGTACGCCGTTAGAAAGCGACGCTGAATTGGTGAAAGTGACCGATACCAAGCGTGGTTTCTACGACCGTCAGATCGACGTACAAGTTCGTGATAGCTTCAAACAAGCGATGGAATGTAACGGCAACGGTTTGTGCTTCAACTACGATACGAGCTCGCCAATGTGTCCTTCGATGAAAGTTACGGCTGACCGTCGTCACTCACCAAAAGGCCGCGCAGGCTTGGTAAGAGAGTGGCTTCGTCAGTTAACTGAGCAAGGCGTCGATATTCTCGATTTAGAGCAAGAAGCGCTGAAAGACAATACTCCGGTCAAAACCATGATTGATCGCGTTCGCAATACCATGAACAAACGTCATGAATACGATTTCTCTCATGAAGTTCACGAAGCGATGAATGGCTGTCTTGCATGTAAAGCGTGTGCGAGCCAATGTCCGATCAAAGTTGATGTTCCTAGTTTCCGCTCTCGATTCTTAAACATCTATTACTCGCGTTACCAACGCCCAGCAAAAGACTATTTAGTTGCCAACATTGAAACCATGCTGCCGCTGATGGCGAAAGCGCCGAAAGTTGTGAACGCAGCATTGGGTCAAAAGTGGATACAAACCGCAACGGCTAAAACGGTCGGTTATGTTGATGCACCACTGATGTCGGTGCCTACGCTAAAAAATCGTTTGGCGAGCAAAGAGCTGCAACTTTTCGACTTGCAGTACTTAGAAGGCTTGTCTTCTGATCAGAAGAAACAGCATGTGTTAATCGTTCAAGACCCGTTTACTAGCTTTTATGATGCAGAAGTGGTTGAAGACTTCGTTACTCTGGCTCAGAAGCTTGGTAAAACACCGGTACTACTGCCGTTCAAACCCAATGGAAAAGCGCTGCACATTAAAGGTTTCTTAAATCGTTTTGCACGTGAGGCGAAATCTACATCGGATTTCTTGTCGATGGTGGCGGATATCGGTATTCCTCTAGTGGGTGTCGATCCGGCACTGGTACTTTGTTACCGCGATGAATACGTCGAGATTTTGGCTGACAAGCGTGGAGATTTTGATGTACTAACGGTGCACGAATGGTTGCTACCATCACTAGGTGAGTTTGAAGAGCGCTCTGTAAGTGAAGAAATGTGGTACTTGTTCGCTCACTGTACTGAGAAGACCAAAATGCCGAACGCTGAAAAAGAGTGGGGGGCCATTTTCAAACACTTTGGTGCTGCGTTAACCAGCGTTCCTGTCGGTTGTTGCGGTATGGCAGGTACCTTTGGTCACGAAGTCGATAAGTTGCAAATGTCGAAAGATATATACGGTTTAAGCTGGAAGCCTCAAATGCAGGACTTACCAAAAGATCGCTGCTTAGTAACGGGTTATTCCTGCCGTAGCCAAGTGAAGCGCTTTGAAGGTGAAAAGCTTGCACACCCATTACAGGCGTTAGCCAAAATTCTTTAA
- a CDS encoding DUF3334 family protein, whose product MKKNKTVTTEDILLKLCQSVSSVLTSATASQVSYSAMVQKINKTSLKPDFGCFVLFDGGFSGLVVINFTSKAALEIYTNYMRNMGMPEDELAVLHTSDEVGDVLGELMNQLVGDFTNKIRKELQTNITQNQPKMLALNKQVNLSVDTNLDRPQARRVTFSTENNNIFYLELAMDKTEFIQLEEFEIAEDECPDSILEATQKKMQEAKKPTQSLGNDSAADLLDELGI is encoded by the coding sequence ATGAAAAAAAACAAAACAGTCACAACTGAAGATATTCTTCTTAAGCTATGCCAATCAGTCTCAAGCGTACTCACTTCAGCGACGGCTTCTCAAGTGTCCTATTCAGCTATGGTTCAAAAGATCAACAAAACGAGCCTGAAGCCAGATTTTGGTTGTTTCGTCTTATTTGACGGTGGCTTCTCTGGTCTTGTTGTTATCAATTTTACGTCAAAAGCGGCGTTAGAGATCTACACCAATTACATGCGTAACATGGGCATGCCAGAAGATGAATTAGCCGTACTGCACACCTCAGACGAAGTAGGCGATGTATTGGGTGAGTTAATGAACCAGCTTGTCGGTGATTTCACGAACAAGATTCGTAAAGAACTGCAAACCAACATCACGCAAAATCAACCAAAAATGCTAGCACTCAACAAACAAGTGAACCTTTCTGTTGATACTAACCTCGATCGCCCACAAGCTCGTCGTGTCACCTTCTCGACTGAAAACAACAACATCTTCTACCTAGAGCTTGCAATGGATAAGACAGAATTCATCCAATTGGAAGAATTTGAAATCGCCGAGGACGAATGTCCAGACAGCATCTTAGAAGCGACTCAGAAAAAAATGCAGGAAGCGAAGAAGCCAACACAAAGCTTAGGCAATGATTCTGCAGCAGATTTACTTGATGAACTTGGAATCTAG
- a CDS encoding DUF2786 domain-containing protein: protein MDKKKALKKIAKCLELGNSANVNEAANAIKMAHNLMLKYGLEKDDIEFIKMGKTQSSHLLPANISSTLLRVIRGINTKFGVEAVLLNHKGLKRVEFIGEADRAIFAAFAFDIIYRELNEHTGQFRNSFAGSGTGTLEVTRRVNSYVSGWIEGALEKLPIITPDDESNNKINNYIDKEFENIDRETFKQQLREAMKNLTADYEVGLKKGRKLSVNRPVGGAQAVKKITKS from the coding sequence ATGGATAAGAAAAAAGCCCTAAAGAAAATAGCCAAGTGTCTTGAGCTTGGAAATTCAGCGAACGTCAATGAAGCGGCCAATGCAATAAAGATGGCGCATAACTTGATGCTGAAATATGGTCTCGAAAAAGACGATATTGAATTTATCAAGATGGGGAAAACTCAATCCAGTCATCTTTTGCCGGCAAATATCAGCTCGACTCTGTTGCGCGTTATTCGTGGTATCAACACTAAGTTTGGCGTAGAAGCTGTGTTACTGAACCACAAAGGTCTCAAACGTGTGGAATTTATTGGCGAAGCCGACCGAGCAATCTTCGCAGCCTTTGCTTTCGATATTATTTATCGTGAATTAAACGAGCATACTGGTCAATTCAGAAACAGCTTTGCAGGGTCTGGCACAGGAACTCTCGAAGTCACTCGTCGCGTTAATTCTTACGTATCTGGTTGGATAGAAGGTGCTCTTGAGAAGTTACCAATCATTACTCCAGACGACGAATCAAACAACAAAATCAATAACTACATTGATAAAGAGTTCGAAAACATCGATCGTGAAACCTTTAAGCAACAACTCAGAGAAGCGATGAAGAACCTCACCGCAGACTATGAAGTTGGCTTGAAGAAAGGTCGTAAATTATCGGTTAACCGCCCAGTTGGCGGTGCCCAAGCAGTGAAAAAAATCACCAAATCGTAG